Below is a window of Bordetella genomosp. 9 DNA.
CCCGACGGCACACTCGTGCTGGTGCGCGAGGACGTGGGCCGGCACAACGCGCTGGACAAGCTGATCGGCGCGCTGGCGCGGCGGCGGCATGGCGCCCCGGTGGATACCGCCCCGGTGGATACCGCCGCGGTGGATACCGCCGCGGTGGACGTCGCTGCGCCGGGCGGGTCCGGGATCATCGTCGTCTCCAGCCGCGCCAGTTTTGAAATGGTGCAGAAAACCGCCGCGGCCGGCGTCGGCGTCCTGGCCGCCGTGTCGGCGCCCACCGCCCTGGCGCGCCGCCTGGCCGACCGCCTGAACATCGCCCTGCTGGGGTTCATGCGGGACGACGACACGACGCTGTACGCGCACGAAGAACGCATCTCCGCATAAAGCAAAAAACAGGAACGAACGATGGAAAGCGCGAACCTGATCCGCATGGCCAACCGCATCGGCGACTTCTTCGACGCCATGCCCGACCGCCCCGAAGCCGTGGAGGGCGTCGCCAACCACATCCAGAAATTCTGGGAGCCACGCATGCGGACCGAGCTGCTGGCTTTCCTGCAACGCCATCCGGACGGCGTCGCCGACGACGTCACGCTCAGCGCCATCGTGCTGGAAGCGGTCACCCTGAACCGGGAACGCCTCACGCCGCGCAGCGCGGGACCCAGATAAGCAGTGCACTGAAGCAGAACGACCGGCAACCGCGCGGACACCCCGCAAGGCGAGCCGGCAATACCAATAACCTTGGAGAAGACATGAGCACAGCGACCACGCTGGACCTTCCTGCCGGCAAACCCGGCTTTCTGGACAAGGAAAGAACCATCGCCGGACCCGGATTCAGCCGCTGGCTGGTTCCTCCCGCCGCACTCGCGATCCACCTTTGCATCGGCATGGCCTACGGCTTTTCCGTATTCTGGCTGCCGCTTTCCAAGGCGCTGGGCGGCACCACCGCGCTGGCCTGCCCGGCCGGCATGAGCCTGTTCCAGGAGTTGTTCACGACCAGCTGCGACTGGCGCATCTCCAGCATGACGGTGACCTACATCCTGTTCTTCGTCCTGCTGGGATGTTCGGCGGCCGTGTGGGGCGGCTGGCTGGAACGCGCCGGCCCGCGCAAGGCCGGCATCGTATCGGCCGCCTGCTGGTGCGGCGGCCTCGTGATCTCGGCGCTGGGCATCTACCTGCACCAGCTGTGGATGCTATGGGTAGGCTCGGGCGTGATCGGCGGCATCGGCCTGGGCCTGGGCTATATCTCGCCGGTCAGCACCCTGATCAAGTGGTTTCCCGATCGGCGCGGCATGGCCACCGGCATGGCGATCATGGGCTTCGGCGGAGGCGCCATGGTGGGCGCGCCGCTCGCCAACCTGCTGATGCGCCACTACGCGACGCCGGCATCGCCCGGCGTGTGGGAGACCTTCGTCACGCTGGCGGTGATCTACGCGGTGTTCATGGTGGCCGGCGCGCTGTCCTATCGCGTGCCCGCCAGCAACTGGAAGCCGACGGGCTGGACGCCGCCCGTCGCCCAGACCAGCAACGCCATGATCACCCACGGCCACGTGCACGTGAAGAAAATCTGGGGCGTGCCGCAATTCTGGCTGGTCTGGTGGGTGCTGTGCCTGAACGTGACGGCAGGCATCGGCATCCTGGGCATGGCGTCGCCGCTGCTGCAGGAAGTCTTCGCCGGCAAGCTGATCGGCCAGGACGCGCTGACGTTCTCGCAGTTGAACAAGGAGCAGCTCGCCGCCATCGCCACCATCGCCGCCGGCTTCACCGGTCTGCTCAGCCTGTTCAACATCGGCGGCCGCTTCGTCTGGGCCAGCCTGTCGGACAAGCTGGGCCGCAAGATGACCTACCTGACCTTCTTCGTCCTGGGCATCGTGCTGTATGCCTCGGTGCCGTGGTCCGCGCACGCCGGCCACCTGGCTCTGTTCGTCGGCGCCTTCTGCATCATCCTGTCGATGTACGGCGGCGGCTTCGCGACGGTGCCCGCCTACCTGGCCGACCTGTTCGGCACGCAGATGGTCGGCGCCATCCATGGCCGCGTGCTGACCGCGTGGTCGGCCGCCGGCATTTTCGGGCCGGTCTTGATCAGCTACGTGCGTGAATACCAGTTGTCGCTCGGTGTGCCGCGCGCCCAGGTCTACGACATCACCATGTACATCCTGGCGGGGCTGCTGGTGATCGGCCTGCTGTGCAACCTGGCGATCCGGCCGGTCAATCCCAAGCACTTCTTGACCGATGAAGAACTGGCCCGCGAAAAGATGCTGGCGCACGAACGCGCCGCCGCCAGCGCGGTGCATGGCGAATCGGCATCGACCTTCAAGACGCCGCGGTCGGCGATCGC
It encodes the following:
- a CDS encoding formate dehydrogenase subunit delta, whose translation is MESANLIRMANRIGDFFDAMPDRPEAVEGVANHIQKFWEPRMRTELLAFLQRHPDGVADDVTLSAIVLEAVTLNRERLTPRSAGPR
- a CDS encoding OFA family MFS transporter; translated protein: MSTATTLDLPAGKPGFLDKERTIAGPGFSRWLVPPAALAIHLCIGMAYGFSVFWLPLSKALGGTTALACPAGMSLFQELFTTSCDWRISSMTVTYILFFVLLGCSAAVWGGWLERAGPRKAGIVSAACWCGGLVISALGIYLHQLWMLWVGSGVIGGIGLGLGYISPVSTLIKWFPDRRGMATGMAIMGFGGGAMVGAPLANLLMRHYATPASPGVWETFVTLAVIYAVFMVAGALSYRVPASNWKPTGWTPPVAQTSNAMITHGHVHVKKIWGVPQFWLVWWVLCLNVTAGIGILGMASPLLQEVFAGKLIGQDALTFSQLNKEQLAAIATIAAGFTGLLSLFNIGGRFVWASLSDKLGRKMTYLTFFVLGIVLYASVPWSAHAGHLALFVGAFCIILSMYGGGFATVPAYLADLFGTQMVGAIHGRVLTAWSAAGIFGPVLISYVREYQLSLGVPRAQVYDITMYILAGLLVIGLLCNLAIRPVNPKHFLTDEELAREKMLAHERAAASAVHGESASTFKTPRSAIAFGWACVGIPLAWGIWVTLQQAVVLFR